The following are encoded in a window of Bos indicus isolate NIAB-ARS_2022 breed Sahiwal x Tharparkar chromosome 21, NIAB-ARS_B.indTharparkar_mat_pri_1.0, whole genome shotgun sequence genomic DNA:
- the CINP gene encoding cyclin-dependent kinase 2-interacting protein isoform X2 produces MEAKTLGTVTPRKPVLSVSARKIKDNAADWHNLILKWETLNDGGFATANSIANMKISLSSKDKIELASSGLASNDCAEKEHPEYSRELETLCEELQATLEGLTKIQMKMEKLSSTTKGVCELEDYHHGEERKRPPLFHTWPTAHFYEVSRKLSDMYSQELRLKRTVVEQLAHTADRDLALSYLSMWLHQPYLEAGSWLLLESMLLETGHRVL; encoded by the exons ATGGAAG CAAAGACTCTTGGAACTGTAACGCCAAGAAAACCTGTCTTATCTGTCAGTGCAAGAAAAATTAAGGACAATGCGGCCGACTGGCATAATTTAATCCTGAAGTGGGAAACCCTCAACGATGGAGGTTTTGCTACTGCAAACAGTATCGCCAACATGAAAATCAGCTTGTC GAGCAAAGACAAGATAGAATTAGCGAGCAGCGGCCTGGCTTCTAACGACTGTGCCGAAAAGGAGCATCCGGAATACAGCAGGGAGCTCGAGACGCTGTGCGAGGAGCTGCAGGCCACCCTGGAAGGCTTG ACGAAAATACagatgaagatggaaaagctgtcTTCAACCACCAAGGGCGTTTGTGAACTAGAGGATTACCATCATGGGGAGGAGAGAAAGCGCCCCCCGCTCTTCCACACGTGGCCCACAGCTCATTTTT ACGAGGTCTCCCGCAAGCTCTCGGACATGTACAGCCAGGAGCTCCGCCTGAAGCGCACGGTGGTGGAACAGCTGGCACACACGGCCGACCGCGACCTCGCCCTCAGCTACCTGTCCATGTGGCTGCATCAGCCCTACCTGGAGGCTGGGAGCTGGCTGCTTCTGGAGAGCATGCTGCTGGAAACCGGGCACCGCGTGCTGTGA
- the CINP gene encoding cyclin-dependent kinase 2-interacting protein isoform X1 — MDCLARGVAKSRTQLSDFPSLCAEVVRGNKTALVATVVELSLSRNVLYKQIHCVAKTLGTVTPRKPVLSVSARKIKDNAADWHNLILKWETLNDGGFATANSIANMKISLSSKDKIELASSGLASNDCAEKEHPEYSRELETLCEELQATLEGLTKIQMKMEKLSSTTKGVCELEDYHHGEERKRPPLFHTWPTAHFYEVSRKLSDMYSQELRLKRTVVEQLAHTADRDLALSYLSMWLHQPYLEAGSWLLLESMLLETGHRVL; from the exons atggactgtctagcccgtggggtcgcaaagagtcgtacacaactgagcgactttccttcaCTATGTGCTGAAGTTGTAAGAGGGAACAAGACAGCCTTAGTCGCTACTGTGGTGGAACTTAGTCTGTCAAGGAATGTACTGTACAAGCAAATACACTGCGTTG CAAAGACTCTTGGAACTGTAACGCCAAGAAAACCTGTCTTATCTGTCAGTGCAAGAAAAATTAAGGACAATGCGGCCGACTGGCATAATTTAATCCTGAAGTGGGAAACCCTCAACGATGGAGGTTTTGCTACTGCAAACAGTATCGCCAACATGAAAATCAGCTTGTC GAGCAAAGACAAGATAGAATTAGCGAGCAGCGGCCTGGCTTCTAACGACTGTGCCGAAAAGGAGCATCCGGAATACAGCAGGGAGCTCGAGACGCTGTGCGAGGAGCTGCAGGCCACCCTGGAAGGCTTG ACGAAAATACagatgaagatggaaaagctgtcTTCAACCACCAAGGGCGTTTGTGAACTAGAGGATTACCATCATGGGGAGGAGAGAAAGCGCCCCCCGCTCTTCCACACGTGGCCCACAGCTCATTTTT ACGAGGTCTCCCGCAAGCTCTCGGACATGTACAGCCAGGAGCTCCGCCTGAAGCGCACGGTGGTGGAACAGCTGGCACACACGGCCGACCGCGACCTCGCCCTCAGCTACCTGTCCATGTGGCTGCATCAGCCCTACCTGGAGGCTGGGAGCTGGCTGCTTCTGGAGAGCATGCTGCTGGAAACCGGGCACCGCGTGCTGTGA
- the ZNF839 gene encoding zinc finger protein 839 isoform X6 → MPALATIPSKLAGPGPPPSGHCSAVGLSSQLLGPPPRVLSHHPRPPVRVFIQRPLPALRPVPVKTVSATEPPSGRSTAAVRLSASDPPAITSVSSSSANLFISSSQTKHAEKLKKSLKVKTRSGRISRPPKYKAKDYKFIKTEDLADGHPSDSDDYAELSVEEDEDQRGRRALFDLATCSLRPKTFKCQTCDKSYIGKGGLARHFKLNPGHGHLEPEMSPSEKANGSVIAGPTEGKTCSLASRGPPTPALPVEEGAASARRGLQNGQSVEVEEALVSEAKNGSFSALLGSERHPGPRRSSFSMVPAEPSTAVLERSGTAHPPVGAGAARSRARLQELLHQCDQDDLVELALPRLAQVVTVYEFLLMKVEKGHLAKPLFPSVYKEFEELHKMVTEMCQDYLRSSGPCSQEPLEVNNSKVAESIGITEEFLRKKEVHADCIPCKCTSPEEAPEELEGAGPQKRANEIAGDGLASVKRTRRDECPAEDGGLQRPAECAPAAGVGFTPRVSGVASPRPEESPSIPAPERKGSVAQVGHRPAALAGWTARGGPADPTALCPDALGQGSPVP, encoded by the exons ATGCCCGCGCTGGCCACCATCCCGTCCAAGCTGGCCGGGCCGGGCCCGCCGCCCAGCGGGCACTGCAGTGCGGTGGGGCTCAGCTCTCAGCTGCTGGGGCCACCGCCACGCGTCCTGAGTCACCATCCCCGGCCTCCGGTTCGCGTGTTCATACAGAGGCCGCTGCCTGCCCTCCGGCCAGTCCCTGTGAAGACAGTCTCGGCCACCGAGCCTCCGAGTGGCCGAAGCACTGCAGCCGTCCGTCTGTCGGCCTCTGACCCGCCGGCAATCACATCTGTTTCATCCAGTTcagcaaatttatttatttccagcTCGCAAACAAAACACGCTGAGAAACTAAAGAAGTCTCTAAAAGTGAAAACACGTTCTGGACGGATATCTCGACCTCCCAAGTATAAAGCTAAAGATTATAAATTCATCAAGACAGAGGATTTGGCTGATGGCCACCCATCTGACTCCGACGACTATGCcgagctgagtgtggaagaagaCGAAGATCAGAGAGGAAGGCGGGCGCTCTTTGACTTAGCAACCTGCTCCCTGAGGCCCAAAACTTTCAAGTGTCAGACGTGTGACAAGTCATACATAGGAAAGGGGGGGCTGGCCCGGCACTTTAAACTTAACCCAGGCCATGGCCACCTGGAGCCTGAGATGTCGCCATCTGAGAAGGCCAATGGGAGCGTGATCGCGGGCCCCACGGAGGGCAAGACCTGCAGCCTGGCGTCCCGGGGGCCGCCCACGCCAGCTCTGCCAGTTGAGGAAGGGGCTGCATCAGCGCGGCGTGGCCTGCAG AATGGTCAGTCTGTGGAAGTTGAAGAAGCGCTGGTATCTGAAGCAAAAAATGGAAGTTTTTCAGCCCTTTTGGGATCAGAGAGACATCCCGGACCTAGAAGAAGCAGCTTCTCCATGGTCCCCGCAGAGCCCAGCACGGCCGTCCTGGAGCGGAGCGGCACAGCTCACCCGCCCGTGGGTGCTGGGGCCGCGAGGAGCAGGGCCAGGCTCCAGGAG CTTCTCCACCAGTGTGACCAGGACGATCTAGTGGAGTTGGCTCTGCCTCGACTGGCTCAGGTTGTGACCGTGTATGAGTTTCTTCTGATGAAG GTTGAAAAAGGTCATCTAGCAAAACCTCTCTTCCCATCTGTATACAAGGAGTTTGAAGAGCTGCATAAAATGGTTACGGAAATGTGTCAAGATTACCTCCGTAGTTCTGGACCCTGCTCTCAGGAGCCCCTGGAAGTAAACAACAGTAAG GTTGCCGAGTCCATAGGAATCACAGAGGAATTcctaaggaaaaaagaagtaCATGCAGACTGCATTCCCTGCAAGTGCACCAGCCCGGAGGAGGCCCCAGAGGAGCTGGAGGGAGCAGGTCCGCAAAAGAGGGCGAATGAG ATTGCAGGGGACGGGCTGGCCTCAGTGAAAAGGACCAGGAGAGACGAGTGTCCTGCTGAAGACGGGGGCCTGCAGAGGCCGGCCGAGTGTGCCCCAGCGGCTGGTGTGG GTTTTACCCCCCGAGTGAGTGGGGTCGCCTCTCCCCGTCCTGAGGAAAGCCCCTCGATCCCGGCTCCTGAGCGCAAGGGCAGCGTGGCACAGGTGGGCCACCGGCCGGCAGCACTGGCTGGTTGGACAGCTCGGGGTGGGCCTGCAGACCCCACTGCCCTGTGCCCGGATGCCCTGGGccagggctcccccgtcccttag